From one Lycium ferocissimum isolate CSIRO_LF1 unplaced genomic scaffold, AGI_CSIRO_Lferr_CH_V1 ctg4577, whole genome shotgun sequence genomic stretch:
- the LOC132044462 gene encoding uncharacterized protein LOC132044462, with translation MIIGGTDAPQRLVMKRTKVSIMREKRTRDYVTEGSISFSDEDAEGIIQPYNDALVISILICKSQVKRILIDPGSLANIIRWRVVEQLRLLDQIISVARVLSGFNMASETTKGEISLPVNIDGTIQQTVFYVIEGDMKYNALLGRPWIHSMREIPSTLCTDSSKFPTPEGIKTI, from the coding sequence ATGATAATTGGGGGAACGGATGCTCCACAAAGGCTGGTGATGAAAAGAACAAAGGTCTCAATTATGCGAGAGAAGCGCACCCGGGACTATGTAACCGAGGGTTCCATCTCCTTCAGTGACGAggatgcagaaggcatcattcaaccgtaCAATGATGCATTGGTAATTTCTATCCTAATTTGCAAATCacaagttaaacgtattttgattgacccaggtagttTGGCCAATatcatccggtggagagtggtAGAACAGCTGAGGCTACTCGATCAGATTATATCGGTAGCGCGAGTACTCAGCGGGTTCAATATGGCAAGTGAAACCACGAAGGGTGAAATTTCTTTGCCGGTCAACATTGACGGCACCATACAGCAGACGGTATTCTACGTCATCGAGGgagatatgaagtataatgctttgCTCGGTAGACCATGGATTCATAGCATGAGAGAGATACCATCAACACTTTGCACCGATTCTTCGAAGTTCCCGACCCCTGAAGGGATAAAAACTATCTGA